Below is a genomic region from Granulibacter bethesdensis CGDNIH1.
CTACTGGGGCTGTTCATCGCTGTTGATGGCATCATGAAGGTCAGCAGCGCACAAATTGTGAGGTTTCCCGGATGGCGCACTGCACGCGCCATCGGAATAGGCGAAATCTTTTTCGCTATTTTTGTTCTCGAACCATATCCAACCTGGTACAAGGCAACAGTCGGCGTCAATATGGGTGCATTGATGCTGCTCTCCGGCCTTGGCCTTGTGCGGTTGGGATTGCGGTTAAAGCAGCTGCCTGATGATGCACCGCTTTCGCCCATTCTCCAGCAGGGTCTTTCCGGATGGACATTCATTCCTGCCTCTGCCAACCAGACAGAGCAAAACACTCAACCTGCACAGATCGGTGAACTGATCGTGCATGTATGGACCCCTACCGGCCTGTCACCCAGCCAGATCCGGTCCGGCAGGCTTATCGGGCGCTATATCGCTGCTGTCGATCAAAACGGGGTCGTCTCAACCGGGCACGCTGCACTGGAAATGGCGCCGGATGTTTACATCAGCCATTATCCGAAAAACGAAATCGACCGGAACCCTGGGGAATTTGGACGTATTCTCCGGGCTACTCACGATAACGATGTGGAGGGTCGCTTTCTGCCTACCTATCAGGAAGAAGCAGCGGGATGGTGTGAAGCCACGGCCCATGTCCGCTTTGAGCAGTTCGACGCGGCCCGTCTGCGGGCTTTCTGGAATACCTATCGGCAAGACAATACCTACAATCTGACCAATCGTAACTGTTCCAGTGTCGTCGCGCAGGCTCTGGATGCCGCCCTGGAAGGTGCCTTGACCGCACGAACTGCACGCCTGCCTCTGTCACGGCTGATGCGGATATTCCTCAGCCCCGAACTCTGGGTTGCCGGATTGCTGCGTCAGCGTGCTGAATCCATGGCCTGGACGCCTGGTCTGGTTCTGGATTACGCCCGCGCCCTGTCTGCCGTGATTGATCCGCCTGCTATTTCTTGGCTGTCACTTGCGGCCCGTGCGTGGCGGCGTCAAAAGCGCACGCAGGCATCATGAACAAGCATGCACCATCAAAACCAAGACTTGGCCCGCTAAAACGCATCCATCATCATTTAGACCGCTTCTAAAAGAAATGTTAGACTCTTTCATGGAAGCAGCAGACTCTTCCGCCAATATACTCGCTCAATGGCCCAATATTGTCATTATCGGGATATTTTGCGCGGTTCTGGTTATTGCTCAATATTTGGTACAGTTCCTTGCTAAAAAAACCTTCTCTGTCACCACCCTTGCCGAACATAACCTATCGGCTCTGGATACGTTTCGGGTTCTTGGCCCCTTGGCAGGGGTATTCATTAGCTTCTCACTGGTGCAGGGGATTGCCGAATATCGTGCAACCGGGCGTCAGATAAGTCTTGAGGCCACGGATGCCTATCAGCTTGACCGTGCCCTAGCCGGCACAGATCTGGGTGATAAGGCAACCCCGGCCCGGCTTGCCCTGCGTGCGTACATCCAGTCTGTGGTAACGGATGAATGGAGTGGATTACGGGAGGGAAAAACCGAAGCCCCCGTCACATCGCAGACAATGCAGACCCTGCAGGAGAAGGTTGAATCTTTGGTCAATCAGCTGCCCTCCTCCATGCGTGTTGCCAACGATATTGATAAAAATTTGGACGATCTGCAGGATGACCGCGCCAAGCGGTTGGCCGTTGTGCGAGGCGGGCTTCCTTCCATCATGTGGTGGGTGCTGGGCATGTTAATGCTGCTGCTGCTGATCTGCTCGGCTTTTCTGGCACGTCCGAACAGGATTCACATTCACCCGCTCCCGACCTTGTTTATGGCCGGGCTGGGGATCATGTCCGGGCTTCTGTTTATTATCGATCGCCCCTATCAGGGGGAGCTTTGCGTCAGCCCCGCCCCGCTGGTAAAGGTTCTCAAGCAGCTTAATATGCGTCTGCATATTGATCATACAGGCTAGGCCCGATCACCACTCCGTTCTGGTGGCCTACCAAAAAAGACGCTTTTGTAAGGCTGTCAGGTGCTCGCATATCTGAATGGCGATCCCACGTAGTCACACCATCAAGAAAAAGCCGCGATCCCATCTGATCGCGGCTTTCCTGTTTTATCGACTGTTTTGAGGGACGCTATTTATCCAAAAGCGCCCACCTCATGGCTAATGGCCGTGCCGATCTCCCGCACCAGATCAAACATATCGCTCATCGGCTGGAAAATAGTGGCATGCTCATGAGCATAGCTGCTGCCCTGGCGTTCAGTTGATGGTTCGAAATAATCCCGTTCCACCGCCGGGTCTGGCGCAGGCGGGAATACCTGACTCAGAAGATTGAGGGCGAGAGGAATTTCCAGCCGCAAAATCAGGGCTTCCAGAGCCTGACGGGTTACTCCATGACGAGGCGAGAAATCAGGAATTTCCGTCTCCAGAAGCCAGATACGATGAATCAACGCCAGCCTCAGCGCATGCAGCAGGCGCTCACGCATGGTCATGCGCGGTGCATCAGACCAGCCAGCACGCAGTTGCAGGTGATCCACCTGAATGCGCCGGAACATCGCCTGTGTCACCGCCGCCAGCCCCAGCCGCTCCACCGCCTTGGCTACCAGCATCAGCGCCTTTGTCTTCCGCTGATCGGTTTCTCGCTCATGCGCTGCACGATCCAGCCAGGTGGTGGGGTCGAATGTCGCCACCACGGCACGCAATACGTCCAGATCAGAATGGCGCAACGCATGCTCGGCCAGATTCATGGCCCGGCGGAAACGGAAGCTGTTCTGATAAAGATCGTCGAACGTTTCAGGATGACGGATCAAGGCCGCGCCAATGCCGTGAATGGAATTGGCACACCAGCCCAACTGCTGAAGGATGGCGTTATTGGGGATGGCCCGCAATTCGCGCGGATGGCTAATCTGCGGACGCCCCACGGCTCCATCGCTCTGGCGGGCGGCCGGGCGGGAGCCGGTCTTGTCGATCAGAGCCGGGCCGAACGCACCCAACAGAGCGGCATAGCCCGGATCTTCCACCAGCTCTTCCATATGCGTACGGATGGTCGTGAAGTAATCCGAGGCAAAATCCTGCTCATCATAAACGGGATCTTTCGGGCCTGACATACGTGGGAAAGCATGTTCCGCAATCCGGGCAATCGTGGCCGTTGCCAGCGCCGGAGTGCCGAACAACAGATAGCCATCACCGCCTTGAAAAGCACTTTCCTCACGCACCACAACGCCTGCAGCACGAAGGGCCTTGCGGCTTTTGGTGGGCGAAAGATATTTCAGGCGATCATAGAGCGAGCCGGGATGCGCACCACGTCCGATGCTTTCGCCATGCGTATCGAACAGAATGACCTCGACACCCTTAACGTCATAACGGGCCAGCAGCTCGGCAATTTTCATACGCAGGCGTTCGATCAGATAGCTGGCGGCCAGCTGTCCGACATAACGACCGGAATCCGAATAACCGAACTGAAGTGCAAGACGACCGGTCT
It encodes:
- a CDS encoding DUF4239 domain-containing protein, producing MRGGVKSARRHHEQACTIKTKTWPAKTHPSSFRPLLKEMLDSFMEAADSSANILAQWPNIVIIGIFCAVLVIAQYLVQFLAKKTFSVTTLAEHNLSALDTFRVLGPLAGVFISFSLVQGIAEYRATGRQISLEATDAYQLDRALAGTDLGDKATPARLALRAYIQSVVTDEWSGLREGKTEAPVTSQTMQTLQEKVESLVNQLPSSMRVANDIDKNLDDLQDDRAKRLAVVRGGLPSIMWWVLGMLMLLLLICSAFLARPNRIHIHPLPTLFMAGLGIMSGLLFIIDRPYQGELCVSPAPLVKVLKQLNMRLHIDHTG